The following proteins are encoded in a genomic region of Acidobacteriota bacterium:
- a CDS encoding DUF47 domain-containing protein — protein sequence MAFSFLPKEDHYFALFSQMTVKIQEAARLLVELLQGSDENFDALSKKIKSVEHECDEINHSVTTKLNKSFITPFDREDIYTLSVALDDVCDYIDAAARAVVMYDIHESDPFAVELAVVLEKQAAEIHGAVSHLKTAKGMEQNLLEIQRLENDADEVYFRAMAALFKNSDAVKIIKWKELYEILENGTDRCESVGNIIESIVLKHN from the coding sequence ATGGCTTTTAGCTTTTTGCCGAAAGAAGACCACTATTTTGCGTTATTTTCGCAAATGACCGTAAAGATCCAAGAGGCAGCCCGCCTTTTGGTCGAACTGCTGCAGGGCTCGGATGAGAATTTTGACGCATTGTCGAAAAAGATCAAAAGCGTCGAACACGAGTGCGACGAGATCAACCACAGCGTCACTACCAAACTCAACAAATCGTTCATCACACCGTTCGACCGCGAAGATATATACACGCTGTCAGTCGCTCTCGATGACGTATGTGATTACATCGATGCGGCGGCTCGGGCGGTGGTGATGTATGACATTCACGAGTCCGACCCATTTGCAGTGGAGCTTGCCGTGGTCCTTGAAAAACAAGCGGCGGAGATCCACGGTGCGGTCTCGCATCTCAAAACAGCCAAGGGAATGGAGCAAAATCTGCTTGAGATCCAGCGGCTCGAGAATGATGCGGACGAGGTCTATTTCCGGGCGATGGCGGCACTCTTTAAGAATTCGGATGCCGTAAAGATCATCAAGTGGAAAGAACTCTACGAGATCCTTGAGAACGGCACTGACCGCTGCGAGAGCGTTGGCAACATCATCGAAAGCATCGTACTGAAGCACAACTAA